The following DNA comes from Neoarius graeffei isolate fNeoGra1 chromosome 25, fNeoGra1.pri, whole genome shotgun sequence.
ttcactcacttgaggattttcatatgcaagaataaaaatcactttttcactaaacaacattcacaaaaaatgtgtttgctgaatccattcatccaatcagaagtctgtgaagaAGGCAATATCTCTAATATTTCTACTCATATttctgaaaggcggggtacaccctggacaagtcgccaggtcatcacagggctgacactagacacacaaccattcacactcacacctacggtcaatttagagtcaccagttaacctaacctgcatgtctttggactgtgggggaaaccggagcacccggaggaaacccacgcggacacggggagaacatgcaaactccgcacagaaaggccctcgccggccatggggctcgaacccggaccttcttgctgtgaggcgacagtgctgactgctacaccaccgtgccacccttaatttttttttattgctgtaaattttgttaattatgccttagatatcacggtaatgtgtaaataatgtaatgtatctacattggttgtaaatttaattaagttcatttcattcattcattcattcataattatcatacttttttaaaaaataatttaaaaaataaataaataaatttaacaacCTGGCTGATAACACACACACTGAAGGCTCAATCCCAAATCACTTCCTCCTTCTTATACAAGTGCCCTACACAGGGGAGCCCTGTAGTCTCTCTAGTGCACTCTATATGCCTTATGGAGCGGTTTGGTCTTCAGCGCAACAGATTTCCTCTTCATCAGCGCGGTGGAGCAACAGGACAGGGGGCGTTTCCAGCTGCACAGCGCTCACTTTCACTTAGCCTGTTAGCCAGAGCAGGCAGCTGCAACACATATTTTGACTTTCTATGTAGCCAGAAGAAGCTATACATGCTCCAAAATAggattaaattataaataaatggcctTGACAGACTTGTGTTTAAGCGGTGCGTTAAAGCTCTTGCTAGCTACATGGCTAAGTAGCAACAAGCCTGAGTGTAAAGTAACAGAACTTCACTGCTACTAGCAAGCCGTGCTAACTCAGGAGCTAACTCTGGTGTTGGGTCTGTTCCCTGAGCAAATGTTCCAGTCATTTTACACCCAAAGTGGAAATATTTCCGCGGACTAAATGACGAACAGCATCTCCTCCTCTCTTTCCTCTCCGCCCAGCGCGCCGGTACGTGAACTCATTCCGGGTGACCGTCAGCCAACCTCTCgcctccctaaacacacacacaaagcccacTAGCTCGACCCAGACAACCGTGTCCTGTCAAACACACTCGGCTCTGCCACGTCGGACAAAACGCACACATAAAAAGCTGAGTTTGTTCGTGACCAAAcgacacacactcacagataacACGCTGATGCGTAGAGGGGCCTCCAGCAAgcacgccatctctctctctccccctgagcGAGAGACGATCCGCCCCgacctgaacaaatgtctcacggtattatgtccaacgtctgtagtaacctctttctccaaccattcccagcggaacttgtttttcactattctgtcgatttctttaactcgatttgcatctttacactcgatcacggaggctgccatctttcaactctgtttgaagcgagcttacgtacagctatctaacaagcgcgttcattggttgttacagagcgatgggccaatcacgtacctcgtttcatctcaatgacggaattactgaaagtcggaacgaataggatatgaatgcggatatTTGAGCAAAAAATcggaaaaattttttttcaaattttgaggtgaaaaaagcggaattccgcgaattcgcggaaaaatcacatccctgtaaaggtttgccaaagtaatcctgagcccatgtggttatatcagctacagaagaatgatggttcttgaagcagtgctgtctgagggattggagatcatgggtgttcagcttaggcatgtctccttgccctttacacactgaaattcctccagattctttgaatggtttaatgatattatacacATTAGAGGGTGAAATATTGAAATCCCTTCAtatatttctttgaggaacattattctgaatcatttcaatcattttctcatgcgtttgttgacaaactggagatccttggcccgtatttactcctcaaagactagacctttccgagatactgcttttgtaccaaatcgtgattacaataacctgtttcaaatcacatcattatttaattgttttacctcattacatgTTGCAAATTTCCCCCATGACCATCCAAAACATGAAatgtcttgggttcattctgtctgcaatgaaatacaagtcaaagtaaatttaaaaaacactgctttccttttttatttgcattttcactACCATTCTGACAAAGAATGTCAActgttttaaaacaaaatgataggaaaaacattttttttatccCTTATCATTTGTTGCAATATTAATTAtaatttttctctatatttgtgaAAAATTATAATGCTATTGTATAGTTTAAActacaaacttaaaaaaaaataaaataaaaaagatgggTAGCATGCACATAACATTGCAGCTTCACAACTCTAGGTCCCAGTGTGATCTTGAACTCAGGTTACTGTTTGTGTGGAATTTTGTATGTGCTTCTAgtatttgcgtgggtttcctcccaccacACAAAAACATGTCTGTAGGTGTAAAATTTTTCCAGAGGGGcagtgtcatgctggaacatgtttttaCATACACTTAATTAACATATAGAAAAGGACCAGATATATACAGACATTTTTATGTCATACTTTCTTGTGATGATCTTTTCAAACTTGCTGGAGGCTTAAAATCTCCTTTGAGCACCTGTAAAATCAGGCAAGAGAATTATGCCTTTTACAACTTAAATGTGATCACCAAAATGTATTGGTACATTATACAGTAGGTACATTGTATAGATACATTAAACAAGACAATTGTGAGCTATGGTAGGAGCACTTATGTGCCTTCAACATACCCTTTCTGTGTTCTGAATCACTTCAGGATCTGGTTGGCCATAGTCTGGGGGATTGGCCGTGGGGTCATAACCCAGCTTGTAAAGCATTGGAGCAATATTGTCCATATCGTTTAGAACATCAGCTGGAATGTGGCCTACCCAGCGAGTGAGTGCCTCTAGGTTAACTGGTTTGATGACCTGGTCAGTGGAGCGCTCGATTctgaaaaatcacaaaaatgaaATGATGACAAAGAAAAAGAGTTGCAATTGCATCTAATGTTATGAACTCAAAGTCAAAATTGAGCCTATTATTCAATTATGTAGGCCCTACTCTGTAAGTATTCCTTTCAAAATATAGAGACTGACCGAGATAAAGAAACCCCTCCAGGCTGTCCAATAGCTTCTTCATGGTGAAGTACCCCCTCATGCCATGGTACATTCAAGAAGTCCAGCACTTTCACCATTGTGGTGCGTGGCTGCAGGACCAAATTTTCATAGTGAATGGTCAGACAGCGTGTAGAACCTACCAGTGTGCACTGAAATAGCATGACCTCAATTGCTTGGCTCCACTTGCTAAGGCAGTCCCTGTAGCTGGAAAGGTCAAAACCAGCAATTGTAACTTGTCTTGAGATCATAGAGTGCACTGAGGCCCGACCATCACGTACCATAAGAAGAAACTTTGAGCTGAAAGCATAGTATAAGAAAACTGGTAAGAGTAAATATAGTGGATTGTGACAAGTGAAAAGGATTAAAATCAAATGAAAATAATAAGTGGGAATGCTTAAATCAGGAAAATGGCTCAGATTAAATTGAAAGGTAACAATGAAGAAAAAACTTAAAAGAGTTTGAAATGAAATCAGCAGGTTTCTCTGTGACATACTATATTTGTGAGGCTGTTGAGATGCATCATAGCCTTTTTCCAAACCTCTTACTTGGGAAATAATTTTGAGAGGTAGATGGAGCTCTTCAGCGTAAATGGGTCCTTATTGCAGAGCAGTGGTGCAGGCTCACCATGACGAGCAATAACCTCAAGCAAGAAGGCAGCTGTGGCTGAGTCCAGGATGTCCTGGGTGATTTCCTCTTCATCCAGTGCCCAGCGGTCTTCTCCCGACCTCCTCCAGCCATGGCGCAGAGCCAGAAGCCGGGGGATTACCCGGGTCTCCTCTCCACAACGAATATCCGGGTGGGCATCAAGCATGGCACGCATCAGAGTAGTCCCTGAGCGAGGTACTCCACCAACAAacagcactggagagtcctgggtgTAGTGGTATTGGGTCTGATTGCTCCCTTTAACTAGTACTGACACTCTTAGGTTATGAGCATATCCACTCTGGCACATAAGCGTATGGTGCAGTGCTTTCAAAGTGGTATACACTCCAAATAGACACAATAGCAGTATGAATCCCCGTCGAACAGACAGCCGCATCTCTCAGTTAGATGGCCACTGTATTCAGAAAAGCCAAAAGACAGTAGAAACCTGTCAGTATCAGTAGTTTTACATATGAGCAAAGTAAATGTGTGAAAATTAGGAACTCATCCAACTTCCTCTATTACAATCAGTTACAGTACAATCAGATAACCAGTCTTCCAGAATTCTAAAAGTGTTTTCAATGTTTTGAAAGTGTTTTTATGCTTTTTATTAAAATGTTTGCAGGCACAGAACAAGTAGCATCATATTTGTCTGCAACATGCTTTGTTATTGCATTTATGTAACGCAGCCATTTATGCAACCAGTAATGCAGACAGTAAAAGGAAGTTCgcactcaaaattttttttttattaatatttttttctttacagcTGCAGGGGACTCACCCCTGCTGCTATAAAAATTATAGTCGATGTACCCCAAGGGAAGCTCTACAGGAAGAGCACAGTGTTAAAGAATGTAACCAGTAATGCTAATTGCAGAACTAAAAATCCTGTACCCCAAAAGTCACAGTTAAAAATAGCAAATGCAAGCACTGCTCATTTTCACTTACACCACGAGTGTATTTTTACCTGAATAATGGTTGAAATTCATAAATGACTAAGAGTTTTGTGATAAAGACGTGGTTTGAAATCTCTAACAAGGAGGCTGTGAGCAAATTTTTGTATTTCTAACATGTCAGCTAAAGGACTTCCTGAAACAGGTTCCTCACATGACAAGCAGGCTTGGTTATGTTTTTAAATCCTTTTAACCGAACACAAGAAATAAAATGCAGAAACTCTTTTAGGCATGAGCAGTATTGGCTCTTCTATTTCATGCTGTGACACCACTAATCATAGAAcctgtttatttacaatattcctTGGAAAAGTAAAGAGATTTTAGCAACTTACTCTAGTGAGAAATCTGCCATTGCACACTAACAACTGCAACTATATTCCTCATCTTCATAGTAATCCATTCTTCAACCATTTTTTGATAAAAGTTGTAAAAAGCACAAAAGGCAACATGTGAAAAATGCTA
Coding sequences within:
- the tpst2 gene encoding protein-tyrosine sulfotransferase 2; this translates as MRLSVRRGFILLLCLFGVYTTLKALHHTLMCQSGYAHNLRVSVLVKGSNQTQYHYTQDSPVLFVGGVPRSGTTLMRAMLDAHPDIRCGEETRVIPRLLALRHGWRRSGEDRWALDEEEITQDILDSATAAFLLEVIARHGEPAPLLCNKDPFTLKSSIYLSKLFPNSKFLLMVRDGRASVHSMISRQVTIAGFDLSSYRDCLSKWSQAIEVMLFQCTLVGSTRCLTIHYENLVLQPRTTMVKVLDFLNVPWHEGVLHHEEAIGQPGGVSLSRIERSTDQVIKPVNLEALTRWVGHIPADVLNDMDNIAPMLYKLGYDPTANPPDYGQPDPEVIQNTERVLKGDFKPPASLKRSSQESMT